In the Piscinibacter sp. XHJ-5 genome, one interval contains:
- the hslV gene encoding ATP-dependent protease subunit HslV translates to MENYHGTTIVSVRRGNVVALGGDGQVTLGNVVVKATARKVRKLYRDQVVAGFAGATADAFTLFERFEAKLEKHQGHLVRAAIELTKDWRTDRVLRRLEAMLAVADKEASLIITGNGDVLEPEHGIIAIGSGGAYAQAAARALLEHTELSPADIVKKSLEIAGELCIYTNQHHTVEVL, encoded by the coding sequence ATGGAAAACTACCACGGCACCACCATCGTCAGCGTGCGCCGCGGCAACGTCGTCGCCCTTGGCGGCGATGGCCAGGTGACGCTAGGCAACGTCGTCGTCAAGGCCACGGCCCGCAAGGTGCGCAAGCTCTACCGCGACCAGGTGGTGGCCGGCTTCGCCGGCGCCACCGCCGACGCCTTCACGCTGTTCGAGCGCTTCGAGGCCAAGCTGGAGAAGCATCAGGGGCACCTGGTGCGGGCTGCCATCGAGCTGACCAAGGATTGGCGCACCGACCGCGTCCTGCGGCGCCTGGAGGCGATGCTCGCCGTCGCCGACAAGGAAGCCTCGCTGATCATCACCGGCAATGGCGACGTCCTCGAGCCCGAGCACGGCATCATCGCCATCGGCTCGGGCGGCGCCTATGCGCAGGCCGCGGCGCGCGCCCTGCTCGAGCACACCGAGCTGTCCCCGGCGGACATCGTCAAGAAGTCGCTCGAGATCGCGGGCGAGCTGTGCATCTACACCAACCAGCATCACACGGTGGAAGTCCTATGA
- the dksA gene encoding RNA polymerase-binding protein DksA, producing the protein MSTTPAKKATTKKPPAKTSAAKPATKPAPKAAAKAPAKPAPKAAPKPAAKSSATKAHAPAAATKSHPKPAAAPHHAPAKPAVHAPAAHAPAAHAPAHAPAHAAAHAPAKPAPAPKASSRAHAVAPAAAPLPPPTSRFADRFAPPRPPTRQMNNLAVDTPKQPHKPDPKLANAWKTKAGKDLTEEEILAMPDSEYMNDKQLEFFRARLQMLKDDLLSNAGETTEHLREDTSIVPDPADRATIEEEHALELRTRDRERKLLKKISQSLASIDAGDYGFCDETGEPIGLGRLIARPTATLSLEAQQRRELRQKMFGD; encoded by the coding sequence GTGAGCACGACCCCGGCCAAGAAAGCGACGACCAAGAAGCCCCCGGCCAAGACGTCTGCGGCCAAGCCGGCCACGAAGCCAGCACCCAAGGCCGCTGCCAAGGCGCCCGCCAAGCCGGCTCCCAAGGCAGCCCCCAAACCAGCGGCCAAGTCCTCCGCCACGAAGGCCCACGCGCCCGCTGCGGCAACCAAGAGCCACCCGAAACCCGCCGCTGCGCCGCACCATGCGCCTGCCAAGCCGGCAGTGCACGCGCCGGCCGCCCACGCGCCCGCGGCACACGCCCCGGCACACGCCCCGGCACACGCCGCTGCACACGCTCCGGCCAAGCCGGCGCCGGCTCCCAAGGCCAGCTCGCGCGCCCATGCAGTCGCCCCGGCGGCTGCGCCCTTGCCACCCCCGACATCGCGATTCGCCGACCGGTTCGCTCCGCCTCGGCCTCCGACCCGCCAAATGAACAACCTTGCAGTCGATACACCCAAGCAGCCCCACAAGCCGGACCCCAAGCTCGCCAACGCCTGGAAGACCAAGGCTGGCAAGGACCTCACCGAAGAGGAAATCCTCGCCATGCCGGACAGCGAGTACATGAACGACAAGCAACTCGAGTTCTTCCGCGCGCGCCTGCAGATGCTGAAGGACGACCTGCTGTCCAACGCCGGCGAGACCACCGAGCACCTGCGCGAAGACACCTCGATCGTCCCCGACCCGGCCGACCGCGCGACGATCGAGGAAGAGCACGCGCTCGAGCTGCGCACCCGCGATCGCGAGCGCAAGCTGCTGAAGAAGATTTCGCAGTCCTTGGCCAGCATCGACGCCGGAGACTACGGTTTCTGTGACGAAACCGGCGAACCGATCGGACTCGGCCGTTTGATCGCACGACCCACCGCTACACTGTCGCTCGAAGCCCAGCAACGCCGCGAGCTCAGGCAAAAGATGTTCGGCGACTGA
- the icmF gene encoding fused isobutyryl-CoA mutase/GTPase IcmF, which yields MTDLSAEFKALAEYRPTNKVRFVTAASLFDGHDAAINIMRRILQSMGAEVIHLGHNRSVDEVVTAALHEDVQGIAISSYQGGHVEYFKYMVDLLKARGGEHIQVFGGGGGVIVPAEIAELQGYGVARIYSPEDGQRMGLQGMIGEMVMRSDGDLSVYAPKQVSSIQGGDEKHWRALAQLITALENGKASDELKAALAAEAAKARTPVVGITGTGGAGKSSLTDELIRRLRLDQDDRLRVAVISIDPSRRKSGGALLGDRIRMNAIGPWQHGHRVFMRSLATRDFGSEISQALPDVLAACKAAGFDLIVVETSGIGQGDAAIVPLVDVPVYVMTPEYGAASQLEKIDMLDFAEFVAINKFDRKGAADALRDVAKQVQRNKEAWKRRPDEMPVFGTMASRFNDDGVTALYQALLPRLAELGLKTGESRLPAIDTRHSTHQVPIVPGARVRYLAEIADSVRDYKQRARQQARLAREAQQLRESARMLGEAKHDAPAALQQLASEREAQLDAHGRKLLAMWPQMQKAYAGDEYVVRIRDREIRTALTHTTLSGSKIRKVALPQYEDHGEILKWLLLDNVPGSFPYTAGTFAFKREGEDPTRMFAGEGDAFRTNRRFKLLSEGMPAKRLSTAFDSVTLYGNDPDVRPDIYGKVGNSGVSIATLDDMKVLYSGFDLCSPSTSVSMTINGPAPTILAMFMNTAIDQQLERFAADNGREPTDDEAQKIRAWVLQNVRGTVQADILKEDQGQNTCIFSTEFSLKVMGDIAQYFVHHQVRNFYSVSISGYHIAEAGANPISQLAFTLSNGFTFVEAYLARGMHIDDFAPNLSFFFSNGMDPEYTVLGRVARRIWSVAMRDRYGANERSQKLKYHVQTSGRSLHAQEIQFNDIRTTLQALIAIYDNCNSLHTNAFDEAITTPTEDSVRRAMAIQLIINREWGLAKNENPNQGAFIVDELTELVEEAVLAEFEKIAERGGVLGAMETGYQRGKIQEESMHYEMLKHTGEYPIIGVNTFRNPHGDPVPEHIELARSTEEEKQSQLKRLADFHQRGASAAPAMLKRLQQAVIDNRNVFEVLMDAVRVCSLGQITNALFEVGGQYRRSM from the coding sequence ATGACCGACCTCTCCGCCGAATTCAAGGCCCTCGCCGAATACCGTCCGACGAACAAGGTGCGCTTCGTCACCGCCGCGTCGCTGTTCGACGGCCACGACGCCGCCATCAACATCATGCGGCGCATCCTGCAGAGCATGGGCGCCGAGGTGATCCACCTGGGCCACAACCGCTCGGTCGACGAGGTCGTCACGGCGGCGCTGCACGAGGACGTGCAGGGCATCGCGATCAGCTCGTACCAGGGCGGGCACGTCGAGTACTTCAAGTACATGGTCGACCTGCTCAAGGCGCGCGGCGGGGAGCACATCCAGGTCTTCGGCGGCGGCGGCGGCGTCATCGTGCCGGCGGAGATCGCCGAGCTGCAGGGCTACGGTGTGGCGCGCATCTACAGCCCCGAAGACGGCCAGCGCATGGGCCTGCAGGGAATGATCGGCGAGATGGTCATGAGGAGCGATGGCGACCTCTCGGTCTACGCGCCGAAGCAGGTCTCATCGATTCAAGGCGGCGACGAGAAGCACTGGCGCGCGCTGGCGCAGCTCATCACCGCACTCGAGAACGGGAAGGCCTCCGACGAGCTGAAGGCCGCGCTGGCCGCCGAGGCCGCGAAGGCAAGGACGCCGGTGGTCGGCATCACGGGCACCGGCGGCGCGGGCAAGTCCTCCCTGACCGACGAGCTCATTCGCCGGCTGCGGCTGGACCAGGACGACCGCTTGCGCGTCGCGGTGATCAGCATCGATCCGTCGCGCCGCAAGAGCGGCGGCGCGCTGCTCGGCGACCGCATCCGGATGAACGCGATCGGGCCGTGGCAGCATGGCCACCGCGTGTTCATGCGCAGCCTCGCCACCCGCGACTTCGGCAGCGAGATCAGCCAGGCGCTGCCCGACGTGCTCGCCGCCTGCAAGGCCGCCGGCTTCGACCTGATCGTCGTCGAGACGTCCGGCATCGGCCAGGGCGATGCGGCCATCGTGCCGCTGGTCGACGTGCCGGTGTACGTGATGACGCCCGAGTACGGAGCGGCCAGCCAGCTGGAGAAGATCGACATGCTCGACTTCGCCGAGTTCGTCGCCATCAACAAGTTCGACCGCAAGGGCGCGGCCGATGCCCTGCGCGACGTGGCCAAGCAGGTGCAGCGCAACAAGGAGGCGTGGAAGCGCAGGCCCGACGAGATGCCTGTGTTCGGCACCATGGCCAGCCGCTTCAACGACGACGGCGTGACGGCGCTGTACCAGGCGCTGCTGCCGCGCCTCGCCGAGCTCGGCCTGAAGACGGGCGAAAGCCGCCTGCCCGCGATCGACACGCGCCACAGTACGCACCAGGTGCCGATCGTGCCGGGCGCGCGCGTGCGCTACCTGGCGGAGATCGCCGACAGCGTGCGCGATTACAAGCAGCGCGCACGGCAGCAGGCGAGGCTGGCGCGCGAAGCCCAGCAGCTGCGCGAAAGCGCGCGCATGCTCGGCGAAGCCAAGCACGACGCGCCGGCGGCGCTGCAGCAGCTCGCGTCCGAGCGCGAGGCGCAGCTCGATGCCCACGGCAGGAAGCTGCTCGCGATGTGGCCGCAGATGCAGAAGGCCTACGCCGGCGACGAGTACGTCGTGAGGATCCGCGACAGGGAGATCCGCACCGCCCTCACGCACACGACGTTGTCGGGCAGCAAGATCCGCAAGGTCGCGCTGCCGCAGTACGAAGACCACGGCGAGATCCTCAAGTGGCTGCTGCTCGACAACGTGCCCGGCAGCTTCCCCTACACGGCCGGCACCTTCGCCTTCAAGCGCGAAGGCGAGGACCCGACGCGCATGTTCGCCGGCGAGGGCGATGCCTTCCGCACCAACCGGCGCTTCAAGCTGCTGTCCGAAGGCATGCCGGCCAAGCGGCTGTCGACCGCCTTCGACTCGGTCACGCTGTACGGAAACGATCCCGACGTGCGACCCGACATCTACGGCAAGGTCGGCAATTCGGGCGTCAGCATCGCCACGCTGGACGACATGAAGGTGCTGTACTCGGGCTTCGACCTGTGCTCGCCGAGCACCTCGGTGTCGATGACGATCAACGGCCCGGCGCCGACCATCCTCGCGATGTTCATGAACACCGCGATCGACCAGCAGCTCGAGCGCTTCGCTGCAGACAACGGCCGCGAGCCCACCGACGACGAGGCGCAGAAGATCCGCGCCTGGGTGCTGCAGAACGTGCGCGGCACGGTGCAGGCCGACATCCTCAAGGAAGACCAGGGCCAGAACACCTGCATCTTCTCGACCGAGTTCTCGCTGAAGGTGATGGGCGACATCGCCCAGTACTTCGTGCACCACCAGGTCCGCAACTTCTATTCGGTGAGCATCTCGGGCTATCACATCGCCGAGGCCGGGGCCAATCCGATCTCGCAGCTCGCCTTCACGCTGAGCAACGGCTTCACCTTCGTCGAGGCGTACCTCGCCCGCGGGATGCACATCGACGACTTCGCCCCGAACCTGAGCTTCTTCTTCAGCAATGGCATGGACCCCGAGTACACCGTGCTCGGCCGCGTGGCGCGGCGCATCTGGTCAGTGGCGATGCGCGACCGGTACGGCGCCAACGAGCGCAGCCAGAAGCTCAAGTACCACGTGCAGACGAGCGGCCGCTCGCTGCACGCCCAGGAGATCCAGTTCAACGACATCCGCACGACGCTTCAGGCGCTGATCGCGATCTACGACAACTGCAATTCGCTGCACACCAACGCGTTCGACGAGGCGATCACGACGCCCACGGAGGACAGCGTACGCCGCGCGATGGCCATCCAGCTCATCATCAACCGCGAGTGGGGACTGGCGAAGAACGAGAACCCCAACCAGGGCGCGTTCATCGTCGACGAGCTGACCGAGCTTGTGGAGGAAGCCGTGCTGGCCGAGTTCGAGAAGATCGCCGAGCGAGGCGGCGTGCTCGGCGCGATGGAGACGGGCTACCAGCGCGGCAAGATCCAGGAAGAGAGCATGCATTACGAGATGCTCAAGCACACCGGCGAGTACCCCATCATCGGCGTCAACACCTTCCGCAACCCGCACGGCGATCCCGTGCCCGAGCACATCGAGCTGGCGCGCTCCACCGAGGAAGAGAAGCAGTCACAGCTCAAGCGGCTCGCGGACTTCCACCAGCGTGGCGCTTCGGCGGCGCCGGCGATGCTCAAGCGGCTTCAGCAAGCGGTGATCGACAACCGCAACGT
- a CDS encoding type III pantothenate kinase has product MSFLAVDVGNTRLKWALYASPQPGAGLMAHGAVFLEQIDNLADTEWKDLDPPASMLGSIVAGEGVKRRVEEQMEIWDIAPRWVVSSPHAAGVTNGYDHPNRLGTDRWVALIGARHRVLAMGAPRPALVVMVGTAVTVDALDGTGRFLGGLILPGFGLMLRALEMGTAGLKAPTGDVRDFPTNTSDALMSGGAHSIAGAIERMHRRLLARTGQDPVLLMSGGAAVKLAPITDLPFETVDTLIFEGLLALQSHRLAM; this is encoded by the coding sequence ATGAGCTTCCTCGCCGTCGACGTCGGCAACACCCGCCTCAAGTGGGCGCTGTACGCCTCGCCTCAACCCGGTGCGGGCCTGATGGCCCACGGCGCGGTGTTCCTCGAGCAGATCGACAACCTCGCCGACACCGAGTGGAAGGACCTCGATCCGCCGGCCAGCATGCTGGGCAGCATCGTCGCTGGCGAAGGCGTCAAGCGGCGCGTCGAGGAGCAGATGGAGATCTGGGACATCGCGCCGCGCTGGGTCGTGTCGTCCCCGCATGCGGCCGGCGTCACCAACGGCTACGACCATCCGAACCGGCTGGGCACCGACCGCTGGGTGGCGCTGATCGGCGCACGGCATCGCGTGCTGGCCATGGGCGCGCCGCGGCCGGCGCTGGTGGTGATGGTGGGCACGGCGGTCACGGTCGATGCGCTCGACGGGACCGGACGCTTCCTCGGTGGCCTCATCCTGCCCGGCTTCGGCCTGATGCTGCGTGCGCTCGAAATGGGCACCGCCGGGCTCAAGGCCCCCACCGGCGACGTGCGAGACTTCCCCACCAACACCAGCGACGCGCTGATGAGCGGCGGCGCGCACTCCATCGCTGGTGCCATCGAGCGCATGCACCGGCGCCTGCTCGCGCGCACGGGTCAGGATCCGGTGCTGCTGATGAGCGGCGGCGCGGCGGTGAAGCTCGCACCCATCACCGACCTGCCGTTCGAGACGGTCGACACGCTCATCTTCGAAGGGCTGCTGGCGCTGCAGTCGCACCGCCTGGCGATGTGA
- a CDS encoding PPK2 family polyphosphate kinase: MSAKAAPFKLSSIDPSAKPFSSGDKLADKAAVETLATELDQLQDLFYADRRFKMLVVLQGTDTSGKDGTIRGVFGKMSALGVHTVSWKAPSREELAHDYLWRIHQRVPASGDIVIFNRSHYEDVLVPAVNGWIKPEQVRQRYAQINDFERLLSENGTVILKFLLHISKDEQRERLQARIDDPTKHWKFESGDIEVRKQWDAYQKAYAAAVAATGTEWAPWTVVPADSKTHRNLMVATVVKRTFESLKLRYPPGDPALAKLKIE; encoded by the coding sequence TTGTCCGCCAAGGCCGCGCCGTTCAAGCTGTCCAGCATCGATCCGTCCGCCAAGCCGTTCTCCAGCGGCGACAAGCTGGCCGACAAGGCTGCCGTGGAGACGCTCGCGACCGAGCTCGACCAGTTGCAGGATCTTTTCTATGCCGACCGCCGCTTCAAGATGCTGGTGGTGCTGCAGGGCACCGACACCAGCGGCAAGGACGGCACGATCCGCGGCGTGTTCGGCAAGATGAGTGCGCTGGGCGTGCACACCGTGTCCTGGAAGGCGCCGAGCCGCGAAGAGCTGGCGCACGACTACCTGTGGCGCATCCACCAGCGCGTGCCGGCCAGCGGCGACATCGTCATCTTCAACCGCAGCCACTACGAGGACGTGCTGGTGCCCGCGGTCAACGGCTGGATCAAGCCTGAACAGGTACGCCAGCGCTATGCCCAGATCAACGACTTCGAGCGGCTGCTGTCCGAAAACGGCACCGTCATCCTCAAGTTCCTGCTGCACATCTCGAAGGACGAGCAGCGCGAACGGCTGCAGGCGCGGATCGACGATCCGACCAAGCACTGGAAGTTCGAAAGCGGCGACATCGAGGTGCGCAAGCAGTGGGATGCGTACCAGAAGGCATACGCCGCCGCCGTGGCCGCCACCGGCACCGAATGGGCGCCGTGGACAGTGGTGCCGGCCGATTCGAAGACGCACCGCAACCTGATGGTCGCGACCGTCGTCAAGCGCACGTTCGAAAGCCTGAAGCTGCGCTATCCGCCGGGCGATCCGGCGCTGGCCAAGCTGAAGATCGAATAG
- the hslU gene encoding ATP-dependent protease ATPase subunit HslU has product MTPQEIVSELDRHIVGQGSAKRAVAIALRNRWRRQQVDEKLRGEITPKNILMIGPTGVGKTEIARRLAKLADAPFIKVEATKFTEVGYVGKDVDSIVRDLVDMAVKQERESAMRRQRARAEDAAEDRVLDILVPPPRSDFGLSPGTSTDNAARQTMRKRLREGTLDDKEVEVDVADAKPALEIMGPAGMEDMAEQLRGMFANLGSGKRKLRKMKIAEAMKLLVDEEAAKLVNEDEIRAEALANAEQNGIVFIDEIDKVTSRSEHGGAEVSRQGVQRDLLPLVEGTSVNTKYGMVKTDHILFIASGAFHLTKPSDLIPELQGRFPIRVELGSLSVGDFEAILTQTHASLVKQYQALLATEGVTLELRPDGIRRLAQIAYDVNERTENIGARRLSTVMERLLDEVSFDAPNLGGQTVSLGAAEVDAKLAELAKNEDLSRYIL; this is encoded by the coding sequence ATGACCCCCCAGGAAATCGTCTCCGAGCTCGACCGCCACATCGTCGGCCAGGGCAGCGCCAAGCGCGCCGTCGCCATCGCGCTGCGCAACCGCTGGCGCCGCCAGCAGGTCGACGAAAAGCTGCGCGGCGAGATCACGCCGAAGAACATCCTGATGATCGGCCCCACCGGCGTGGGGAAGACGGAGATCGCGCGACGCCTGGCCAAGCTCGCGGACGCGCCGTTCATCAAGGTCGAGGCAACCAAGTTCACCGAGGTCGGCTACGTCGGCAAGGACGTCGACTCGATCGTGCGCGACCTCGTCGACATGGCCGTCAAGCAGGAGCGCGAAAGCGCGATGCGCCGTCAGCGCGCGCGTGCCGAAGATGCGGCCGAAGACCGCGTGCTCGACATCCTGGTGCCGCCACCGCGCAGCGACTTCGGCCTGTCGCCCGGCACGTCGACCGACAATGCCGCCCGCCAGACGATGCGCAAGCGATTGCGCGAAGGCACGCTCGACGACAAGGAGGTCGAGGTCGATGTCGCCGACGCCAAGCCGGCGCTCGAGATCATGGGGCCGGCCGGCATGGAGGACATGGCCGAGCAGCTGCGCGGCATGTTCGCCAACCTGGGCAGCGGCAAGCGCAAGCTGCGCAAGATGAAGATCGCCGAGGCGATGAAGCTGCTCGTCGATGAAGAAGCGGCCAAGCTGGTCAACGAGGACGAGATCCGCGCCGAGGCGCTCGCCAACGCCGAGCAGAACGGCATCGTGTTCATCGACGAGATCGACAAGGTCACCTCCCGGTCGGAGCACGGCGGCGCGGAAGTGTCGCGTCAGGGCGTGCAGCGCGACCTGCTGCCGCTGGTGGAGGGCACCTCGGTCAACACGAAGTACGGCATGGTCAAGACCGACCACATCCTCTTCATCGCCTCGGGTGCGTTCCACCTGACCAAGCCGAGCGACCTCATTCCCGAGCTGCAGGGACGCTTTCCGATCCGCGTCGAGCTGGGTTCCCTCAGCGTCGGCGACTTCGAGGCCATCCTCACGCAAACCCACGCCAGCCTGGTCAAGCAGTACCAGGCGCTGCTGGCCACCGAAGGTGTCACGCTGGAGCTGCGCCCCGACGGGATCCGTCGCCTCGCGCAGATCGCGTACGACGTCAACGAGCGCACCGAAAACATCGGCGCGCGGCGCCTGTCGACCGTGATGGAGCGGCTGCTCGACGAGGTGAGCTTCGACGCCCCCAACCTGGGCGGCCAGACCGTCTCGCTCGGGGCGGCCGAAGTCGATGCCAAGCTTGCGGAGCTGGCGAAGAACGAGGACCTCTCGCGCTACATCCTGTAG